The following coding sequences lie in one Montipora foliosa isolate CH-2021 chromosome 11, ASM3666993v2, whole genome shotgun sequence genomic window:
- the LOC137976595 gene encoding uncharacterized protein — MRRDPLYFNVNEHTKICGEHFVIGDYVNPYSVKKRLKDDAVPSIFAWNKDKNQSKKRRSVTEKLEGIRTEEDEATDTASEEEGDPVTSSSGKDLGLVSRKTQTYEDDMCTSSDDHWRIPCLHKFSVGHLLSKCTTPKKEEKLFTHFAGFNSHAEFMNTLQFLLPNLDRKLLIYWDSETRQTTVIDTETMFDGECDDPDDFNDEEQNYTCLTRPTAQKLPVEDEYLLVLMKLRMGLSVVDLGERFNIAESTVNNIFLTWINYLFVTLGSIKIWPHRDIILQNAPAEFLEKYPNNVVIIDATELKIEVPSALQKHSESYSTYKSHTTLKCLLGVDPKGGIMFVSQLYEGSISDKQIVQRSGFLDILDKKVMVGEIKKGDAIMADKGFDIQNDLKKLGLQLNIPPFLKDKVGFEEDDVIKTQTIARHRIHVERAICKVRRFRIFHSVIPVSMLGCINQIWTVACLLSNFQNPVLA, encoded by the coding sequence ATGAGACGAGATCCTCTATATTTTAACGTTAACGAGCACACCAAGATATGCGGCGAACACTTTGTAATAGGAGACTACGTGAATCCTTATTCAGTGAAAAAACGACTCAAGGATGATGCAGTTCCTTCGATTTTTGCGTGGAATAAAGATAAAAATCAGTCTAAGAAAAGACGTTCTGTTACCGAAAAGCTGGAGGGAATCAGAACTGAGGAGGATGAAGCAACAGACACTGCATCCGAGGAAGAAGGCGACCCCGTCACAAGCAGTTCTGGAAAAGACCTTGGTTTAGTTTCACGAAAAACACAAACATATGAAGATGACATGTGCACTTCGTCAGATGATCATTGGCGAATTCCCTGCTTACATAAATTTTCTGTAGGTCATTTGCTTTCGAAATGCACGACGCCTAAGAAAGAGGAAAAGCTGTTTACTCACTTTGCTGGATTTAATTCTCATGCTGAGTTCATGAACACGTTGCAGTTTTTACTACCAAACTTAGATAGAAAACTGTTAATTTACTGGGATAGTGAAACAAGACAAACTACTGTCATTGATAcagaaacaatgtttgatggtgAATGTGATGACCCAGACGATTTTAACGATGAAGAACAAAATTACACCTGTTTAACACGTCCTACAGCACAGAAACTACCCGTTGAGGATGAGTACCTTCTTGTTTTAATGAAACTTCGAATGGGTTTAAGCGTCGTTGATCTGGGAGAAAGGTTCAATATTGCCGAGAGTACAGTTAATAACATATTCCTTACCTGGATAAACTACCTGTTTGTCACACTTGGAAGCATTAAAATTTGGCCACATAGAgatattattttacaaaacgCACCTGCAGAATTCTTGGAGAAGTATCCAAATAACGTTGTCATTATTGATGCAACTGAACTGAAGATTGAAGTCCCAAGTGCACTTCAGAAGCACAGTGAAAGTTATAGTACATATAAGTCTCACACAACATTAAAATGTCTTCTTGGTGTTGATCCCAAAGGTGGGATCATGTTTGTATCTCAACTTTATGAGGGCTCTATTAGTGATAAGCAAATAGTTCAGAGAAGTGGTTTCTTAGATATCCTAGATAAAAAAGTAATGGTtggtgaaataaaaaaaggggaTGCCATCATGGCTGACAAAGGTTTTGATATTCAAAATGATTTAAAGAAACTAGGTTTGCAACTTAATATCCCTCCCTTTTTGAAAGACAAGGTTGGTTTTGAAGAAGATGATGTTATTAAAACCCAAACAATTGCAAGGCACCGCATACATGTGGAGAGAGCTATTTGCAAGGTTAGAAGATTCCGAATATTTCATTCAGTCATTCCAGTTTCTATGTTGGGATGTATAAATCAAATATGGACAGTGGCTTGCCTATTGTCAAATTTCCAAAACCCCGTCCTTGCATGA